In Juglans regia cultivar Chandler chromosome 13, Walnut 2.0, whole genome shotgun sequence, the following proteins share a genomic window:
- the LOC108979094 gene encoding ATP-citrate synthase alpha chain protein 1 — translation MARKKIREYDSKRLLKEHFKRLSGRDLPIKSAQVTQSTDFNELAQNEPWLLSTKLVVKPDMLFGKRGKSGLVALNLDLAQVSSFVKERLGKEVEMGGCRGPITTFIVEPFIPHNEEFYLNIVSERLGNSISFSECGGIEIEENWDKVKTIFVPTGVSLTSEVCAPLVATLPLEIKVVIEDFIKSVFALFQDLDFTFLEMNPFALVDGKPYPLDMRGELDDTATFKNFKKWGNIEFPLPFGRVMSPTESFIHGLDEKTSASLKFTVLNPKGRIWTMVAGGGASVIYADTVGDLGYASELGNYAEYSGAPKEEEVLQYARVVIDCATADPDGHKRALVVGGGIANFTDVAATFNGIIRALKEKESKLKAARMQIYVRRGGPNYQSGLAKMRALGQEIGIPIEVYGPEATMTGICKQAIECITAAA, via the exons ATGGCACGCAAGAAGATCAGAGAGTACGACTCCAAGAGGTTGTTGAAGGAGCACTTCAAGAGGCTCTCCGGCAGAGACTTACCGATTAAATCGGCACAG GTCACCCAATCAACCGATTTTAATGAACTAGCGCAGAATGAGCCTTGGCTTTTATCGACAAAACTTGTTGTGAAACCAGATATGTTGTTCGGAAAGCGTGGAAAGAGCGGTTTGGTTGCCTTGAATCTTGATTTGGCCCAAGTTTCTTCTTTTGTCAAGGAGCGCCTTGGCAAAGAG GTAGAGATGGGTGGATGCAGAGGACCTATTACAACATTCATCGTTGAACCTTTCATCCCGCACAACGAAGAGTTTTACCTTAACATCGTGTCAGAGCGTCTAGGGAACAGCATTAGCTTTTCAGAATGTGGAGGAATCGAAATCGAAGAGAACTGGGATAAG GTTAAGACTATATTTGTCCCAACAGGAGTATCTCTTACCTCAGAAGTATGTGCTCCACTTGTGGCAACCCTTCCTTTGGAG ATCAAAGTGGTGATTGAGGACTTTATCAAAAGCGTTTTTGCTCTATTTCagg ACCTGGACTTCACATTCCTAGAGATGAATCCATTTGCATTGGTCGACGGAAAGCCTTATCCTTTAGATATGAGAGGCGAGTTGGATGATACGGCTACTTTCAAGAACTTCAAGAA GTGGGGAAATATTGAATTTCCATTGCCATTTGGAAGAGTGATGAGTCCTACGGAGAGCTTTATTCATGGACTGGATGAAAAG ACAAGTGCGTCATTGAAATTCACGGTTTTGAACCCAAAGGGACGAATTTGGACTATGGTAGCTGGAGGAGGTGCTAGTGTCATCTATGCAGATACG GTTGGAGATCTTGGCTATGCTTCTGAGCTTGGAAACTATGCAGAATATAGTGGAGCTCCCAAGGAAGAGGAAGTGTTACAGTATGCCAGAGTTGTAATTGAT TGTGCAACTGCTGATCCTGATGGCCATAAGAGAGCCCTTGTAGTTGGAGGAGGAATAGCTAACTTCACCGATGTTGCAGCTACGTTTAATGGTATAATCCGTGCCTTGAAGGAGAAG GAGTCTAAACTTAAAGCAGCAAGGATGCAGATATATGTGAGGAGAGGAGGTCCTAACTACCAGAGTGGCCTTGCAAAAATGCGGGCACTTGGACAGGAAATCGGAATCCCAATCGAG GTTTATGGCCCCGAAGCAACAATGACCGGAATATGCAAACAGGCGATTGAGTGTATCACTGCAGCTGCATAA